A single region of the Gemella sp. zg-570 genome encodes:
- a CDS encoding PTS lactose/cellobiose transporter subunit IIA: MTKNTKISMTMITYAGLAKSNFIEAIQEAKISNFESANKLLEEGISYSVQAHKEHSKLLQSFASGIDIPIDLLLIHAEDQLMNVELLKTITEEFIELYKKLL, encoded by the coding sequence ATGACAAAAAATACTAAAATTTCAATGACAATGATTACTTATGCAGGATTAGCAAAAAGCAATTTTATAGAAGCAATACAAGAAGCAAAAATATCAAATTTTGAAAGTGCTAATAAGCTATTAGAAGAAGGTATTTCTTATTCTGTTCAAGCTCATAAAGAACATTCTAAATTACTTCAATCTTTTGCTTCAGGAATAGATATTCCTATTGACTTACTTCTTATTCATGCAGAAGACCAATTAATGAACGTTGAATTGTTAAAAACTATTACAGAAGAATTTATCGAGCTTTACAAAAAATTATTATAA
- a CDS encoding PTS sugar transporter subunit IIB → MKQIVIICTAGISNTLLVRNLKEEVSLKKLDYNIVATPATNADEVLKTADVVLLSPQVAFARRNICQKTNSPVEVIEPNAYLNHDVLAILEFIDQIIK, encoded by the coding sequence ATGAAACAAATTGTTATTATTTGTACAGCTGGAATTTCTAATACATTACTTGTTCGTAACCTTAAAGAAGAGGTATCTTTAAAAAAACTAGATTATAATATCGTAGCAACTCCAGCAACAAATGCAGATGAAGTATTAAAAACAGCTGACGTTGTTTTACTTTCACCTCAGGTTGCATTTGCAAGAAGAAATATTTGTCAAAAAACAAACTCACCTGTAGAAGTTATAGAGCCAAACGCTTATTTAAACCACGATGTTTTAGCAATCTTAGAATTTATTGATCAAATTATAAAATAA
- a CDS encoding solute:sodium symporter family transporter — MGLFSIISFLVIIIFVALYAYNRSKSTVDSTNEEGYFLGGRSLTSFAIASTIIMTNLSTEQIVGQNGQSFKVGMEVMAWEVTAAITLVVLALVFLPRYFKYGINTISDFIEVRYDTMTKRVVSVLFMFTYIVSFLPVVLYSGSLVFNKIFRVDQILGISSGASVVVISSFIGAVGILYLLLGGMSLGAYSDTIYGVGLIVGGLAIPVIGLIILGDGSFLAGIEHIVQNSPEKLNSIGAIDSEIVPWPTLFFGMLFNNLFFWCSNQMIVQKALAAKNLKEAQKGALTVGFFKIFGALFLVFPGILAFNMVGDKVTNPDDAYPTLIVHILPQWALGIFGAVIFGAILSSFVGSLSSTVTLFTLDIYKPIFGENKDTRQITRIGRLVTLAIGVLTTIIAPLIALFPQGLYAVVQEFNGIYNMPLLVLILAGFFAKRVSASGAKWTFFIHILLYGLSKVYLSNIHFLYVLSVLFFLDLIILLTFSKYGRTEEFDFNTYSSELDLTPWKNRYLVSTVVVVTVVATYLLFSPLGLAK, encoded by the coding sequence ATGGGATTATTTTCAATTATTTCATTTTTAGTTATTATTATCTTTGTTGCTTTATATGCCTATAATAGGAGTAAAAGCACTGTAGATAGTACAAACGAGGAAGGTTATTTCCTAGGGGGTAGGAGTTTAACTTCTTTTGCTATTGCATCTACAATCATTATGACCAACTTATCTACCGAACAAATTGTTGGTCAAAATGGGCAATCTTTTAAAGTAGGTATGGAAGTTATGGCTTGGGAAGTAACTGCCGCTATAACTCTTGTAGTTTTAGCTCTTGTCTTCCTTCCACGATACTTTAAATATGGTATCAACACGATTTCTGATTTCATAGAAGTTCGTTATGATACAATGACTAAGCGTGTTGTTTCAGTCTTATTTATGTTTACATATATAGTTTCCTTTTTACCAGTTGTATTGTATTCTGGATCATTAGTATTCAATAAGATTTTTAGGGTAGATCAAATTTTAGGAATTTCTAGTGGGGCTTCTGTTGTTGTAATTTCATCATTCATCGGAGCTGTTGGAATTTTATACCTGCTACTGGGCGGAATGTCTCTTGGAGCTTATAGTGATACAATTTACGGGGTTGGTTTGATTGTTGGAGGTTTAGCTATTCCTGTTATTGGACTTATCATTTTAGGTGATGGCAGTTTCTTAGCTGGTATTGAACATATTGTACAAAATAGTCCAGAAAAATTAAATTCAATTGGAGCCATAGATTCAGAAATTGTTCCTTGGCCTACTCTATTTTTTGGTATGTTATTCAATAACCTATTTTTCTGGTGTAGCAATCAAATGATCGTACAAAAAGCTCTTGCTGCTAAAAATTTAAAAGAAGCTCAAAAAGGAGCCTTAACTGTAGGTTTCTTCAAGATTTTTGGTGCATTATTCTTGGTATTTCCTGGTATTTTAGCTTTTAATATGGTAGGAGATAAAGTTACAAATCCTGACGATGCTTACCCTACTTTGATTGTACACATCTTGCCACAATGGGCACTTGGAATTTTTGGAGCTGTTATATTTGGAGCTATCTTATCTTCTTTTGTAGGTTCACTAAGTAGCACAGTTACACTATTTACACTAGATATTTATAAACCTATATTTGGAGAAAATAAAGATACAAGGCAAATAACTCGTATTGGTCGTCTAGTAACTCTTGCTATCGGTGTATTAACAACAATAATTGCTCCTTTAATAGCTTTATTCCCTCAAGGTCTTTATGCTGTTGTTCAAGAGTTTAATGGAATTTACAATATGCCTCTATTAGTTCTTATTCTTGCAGGATTCTTTGCAAAACGAGTTTCTGCTTCTGGAGCAAAATGGACATTTTTCATTCATATACTACTATATGGTTTATCAAAAGTATACTTAAGTAATATCCATTTCCTATATGTTTTAAGTGTTTTATTCTTCCTAGATCTTATAATATTACTAACATTTAGTAAATATGGTAGAACTGAAGAATTTGACTTTAACACTTATAGTAGCGAATTAGACCTAACACCTTGGAAAAATAGATATTTAGTAAGTACTGTTGTTGTTGTAACAGTAGTTGCTACATACTTACTATTCTCTCCTCTTGGTCTAGCTAAATAA
- the iolE gene encoding myo-inosose-2 dehydratase produces the protein MSYEVTNIKYGIAPIGWRNDDIPDIGKENTYKQILSDAKLVGFEGTEIGGCYPACPDELNKELSLRNMRIAGQWFSGYLIRDGLEKSIEDFTKHCSFLQAVGADVAVYSEQSRSIQGMTDVCVYTEKPFYTKEEFECLADGLNVLGKIANDHGLKLCYHHHMGTGIQTLEETRKLMELTDPTRVYLLYDTGHIYVSDREYMPLLKEFKDRIGHVHFKDVRLEKLEEAVKENMSFLNSFLHGIFTVPGDGCIDYREVYEFLVDMNYRGWIVVEAEQDPKIANPLEYAIKGYNYMQTLRKYK, from the coding sequence GTGTCTTACGAGGTTACGAATATAAAATATGGAATTGCTCCAATCGGATGGAGAAATGATGATATTCCAGATATAGGAAAGGAGAATACCTATAAACAAATTTTAAGTGATGCAAAATTAGTAGGTTTTGAAGGAACGGAGATAGGAGGATGTTATCCCGCTTGCCCTGATGAATTAAATAAAGAGTTATCTTTAAGAAATATGCGTATAGCAGGACAGTGGTTTAGTGGTTATTTAATTAGAGATGGACTGGAAAAGTCAATTGAAGATTTCACGAAACATTGTAGTTTTTTACAAGCAGTAGGAGCAGATGTTGCAGTTTATTCAGAGCAAAGTAGAAGTATTCAAGGCATGACGGATGTTTGTGTTTATACAGAAAAACCATTTTATACAAAAGAAGAATTTGAATGTTTGGCAGATGGTTTAAATGTTTTGGGGAAAATAGCAAATGATCATGGTTTAAAATTGTGTTATCATCATCATATGGGAACAGGAATACAAACTTTAGAAGAAACACGTAAACTAATGGAGTTGACAGATCCAACTAGAGTTTATTTATTATATGATACAGGTCATATTTACGTTTCTGATAGAGAATATATGCCTTTATTAAAAGAATTTAAAGATCGTATTGGGCATGTTCATTTTAAAGATGTTCGTCTAGAAAAGTTAGAAGAAGCAGTTAAAGAAAATATGAGTTTCTTAAATTCCTTTTTACATGGTATTTTCACTGTTCCTGGTGACGGCTGTATTGACTACAGAGAAGTTTATGAATTTTTAGTAGATATGAATTATAGGGGTTGGATTGTTGTTGAAGCAGAACAAGATCCTAAAATAGCAAATCCTTTAGAATATGCGATAAAAGGATATAACTATATGCAAACATTAAGAAAATATAAATAG
- a CDS encoding Gfo/Idh/MocA family protein translates to MIRVGIVGLGKIGEDHLNRIQNRISGMEVTGLFDVVENRCEDLIEKYHLNAKNFDSYQDLVESDQVDLVVVTAINQLHAEVAIAALNANKYVFVEKPLAMTQEECLEVMKAEEKTGKRMLQVGFMRRYDPGYQTLKQYIEKGEIGKPLMAHCRHFNTYLSQPKNYVSSQAIVETFIHEIEIMHWLLDEEYKSAKVYFPKRAAVTNEYNTPLQDPQVVVLETESGVNIVTEVFVNAYGYDIHCDIVGELGMAQLPAVPSVVLSKAARRSTSILTDWKERFIAAYDVEFQDIADRLNASEELNGPSSWDGYVSAVTSDACILSQQTGQTEKIELITKPDFYKQFN, encoded by the coding sequence ATGATAAGAGTAGGAATTGTAGGATTAGGAAAAATAGGAGAAGATCATTTAAACCGTATCCAAAATCGCATATCAGGTATGGAAGTTACTGGTTTGTTTGATGTTGTTGAAAATCGTTGTGAAGATTTGATAGAAAAATACCATCTTAATGCAAAAAATTTTGATAGCTATCAAGACTTAGTAGAGTCTGATCAAGTTGATTTAGTAGTTGTTACAGCCATTAATCAGTTACATGCAGAAGTTGCTATTGCTGCTTTAAACGCTAATAAGTATGTATTTGTAGAAAAGCCACTTGCAATGACACAAGAAGAATGTTTAGAAGTTATGAAAGCCGAAGAAAAAACAGGTAAACGTATGTTACAAGTAGGGTTTATGCGTCGATACGATCCTGGCTATCAAACTTTAAAACAATATATAGAAAAAGGGGAAATAGGAAAACCTCTTATGGCACATTGTCGTCACTTTAATACTTATTTATCTCAACCGAAAAATTATGTTAGTAGTCAGGCAATTGTAGAAACTTTTATTCACGAAATTGAAATTATGCATTGGTTATTAGATGAAGAATATAAGAGTGCAAAAGTGTATTTTCCAAAAAGAGCAGCTGTTACTAATGAATATAATACACCTCTTCAGGATCCTCAAGTTGTTGTTCTTGAGACAGAATCTGGTGTAAATATTGTAACAGAAGTGTTTGTAAATGCTTATGGATATGATATTCACTGCGATATAGTGGGAGAGTTAGGAATGGCACAATTACCTGCAGTACCAAGCGTTGTATTAAGTAAAGCTGCTAGAAGAAGTACAAGCATTTTAACAGACTGGAAAGAAAGATTTATAGCTGCTTACGATGTAGAATTTCAAGATATTGCAGATCGTCTGAATGCTTCAGAAGAATTAAATGGACCTTCTTCATGGGATGGTTATGTGTCAGCGGTAACATCTGATGCCTGTATCCTTTCTCAACAAACAGGACAAACAGAAAAAATAGAATTAATAACAAAACCAGATTTTTACAAACAATTTAATTAA
- a CDS encoding Gfo/Idh/MocA family oxidoreductase: MLRVGIVGLGRMGKTHAQNMVNHIPEVKLVAACSIFEEELLYAKEYLGVENTYSSFEKMIDEAKLDFVVIAAGADVRPSMICYAMEKGIHTFAEKPLGLSEEDIKKVVEVVEKYKDRVKFQVGFMRRFDADYLYAKEKIESGEIGSIVYIRAYGIDPSSGLDSFVNFAKNSNSGGIYHDMAIHDIDLIRWLTGCEFSKVWAVGANFARPELDEVGELETGIVQAQLNNGAMVHLVVGRNAPHGYQVETEIMGTKGWLRIAGVPEKNLVTIYDHTGVRRECSANFPERFKKAFIEEIVGFARCIKENRNPQASAQDGLIATRVSLVCQQSLQEGIIKEC, encoded by the coding sequence ATGTTAAGAGTAGGAATTGTTGGATTGGGAAGAATGGGGAAAACACACGCTCAAAATATGGTGAATCATATACCAGAAGTAAAATTGGTTGCAGCATGTAGTATTTTTGAAGAAGAGTTATTATACGCTAAAGAGTATTTAGGTGTTGAAAACACCTATTCTTCTTTTGAAAAAATGATAGATGAAGCCAAGTTAGATTTTGTTGTTATTGCAGCAGGAGCTGATGTTAGACCTTCAATGATATGTTACGCTATGGAAAAAGGAATTCACACATTTGCAGAAAAACCACTTGGATTATCAGAGGAAGATATAAAAAAAGTTGTAGAAGTTGTAGAAAAATATAAAGATAGAGTGAAGTTTCAAGTTGGATTTATGAGAAGATTTGACGCTGATTATCTATATGCTAAAGAAAAAATAGAAAGTGGAGAAATAGGAAGCATAGTTTATATTCGTGCGTATGGAATAGATCCTAGTAGCGGACTGGATTCTTTTGTTAATTTTGCCAAAAACAGCAATAGCGGTGGTATTTATCATGATATGGCTATTCACGATATTGATTTGATTCGTTGGTTGACTGGTTGTGAATTTTCTAAAGTTTGGGCTGTTGGTGCAAACTTTGCACGTCCAGAATTAGACGAGGTTGGAGAATTAGAAACAGGAATAGTTCAAGCTCAATTAAATAATGGAGCAATGGTTCATTTGGTTGTAGGAAGAAATGCCCCGCATGGATATCAAGTAGAAACAGAAATTATGGGAACAAAAGGTTGGTTACGTATAGCGGGAGTTCCAGAAAAAAATTTAGTAACTATTTATGATCATACTGGGGTAAGAAGAGAATGTTCGGCAAATTTTCCAGAAAGATTTAAAAAAGCATTTATAGAAGAAATTGTTGGATTTGCAAGGTGTATCAAAGAAAATAGAAATCCACAAGCAAGTGCACAAGATGGTCTTATAGCTACAAGAGTATCTCTTGTTTGTCAACAATCATTACAAGAAGGCATAATAAAGGAATGTTAA
- a CDS encoding DeoR/GlpR family DNA-binding transcription regulator: MKSKRIYEMEHYIHLHKKVSLSELEEKFQISINTVRRDIKELLKKEVIKKVYGGVESIKDGIIQTEDVLIDIEKRHHTKPKEKQNIAKKAATFIRDGDTIYIDSGTTTLGILDYLSQDIKITVVTNSLPVINKAVKFPNVDIILSGNKYLKRTSSFTKLGTYSILERLNVSKAFMAATSVSIDNGVMNATMEEYELKTKVVSKTKEKYLLVDCSKFNKLGFITFAELTEFKTIITDSLDDELMKQFAQLKNITFIETAKEEV; encoded by the coding sequence ATGAAATCTAAAAGAATATATGAAATGGAACACTACATTCATTTACACAAAAAAGTGTCTCTAAGTGAATTGGAAGAAAAATTTCAGATATCCATTAATACGGTTCGCCGAGATATTAAAGAGTTGTTAAAAAAAGAAGTAATAAAAAAAGTTTATGGGGGAGTAGAATCTATAAAAGATGGTATTATTCAAACAGAAGATGTATTAATTGATATTGAAAAACGCCACCATACAAAACCAAAAGAAAAGCAAAACATTGCAAAAAAGGCTGCTACTTTTATTAGGGATGGCGATACAATATACATTGATTCTGGAACTACAACTCTGGGTATTTTGGATTATTTATCACAGGATATAAAAATTACAGTTGTTACGAATAGTTTACCAGTGATTAATAAGGCAGTAAAATTTCCCAATGTTGATATTATATTATCGGGAAACAAGTATCTAAAAAGAACAAGCTCCTTCACTAAATTAGGAACATACTCTATATTAGAACGATTAAATGTTTCTAAAGCTTTTATGGCAGCAACAAGTGTATCCATAGATAATGGTGTAATGAATGCAACAATGGAAGAGTATGAACTTAAAACAAAGGTAGTTTCAAAGACTAAAGAAAAATATTTACTTGTTGATTGTTCAAAATTTAACAAATTAGGATTTATTACATTTGCAGAATTGACTGAATTTAAAACAATTATTACTGATAGTTTAGATGATGAACTTATGAAACAATTCGCACAGTTAAAAAATATTACATTTATAGAAACAGCGAAAGAGGAAGTATAA
- the iolD gene encoding 3D-(3,5/4)-trihydroxycyclohexane-1,2-dione acylhydrolase (decyclizing): protein METVRLTTAQAIIRFLDRQYISYDGKENRFVEGIFNIFGHGNVLGLGQALQDEHHSLLAFQGKNEQAMALAAIGYAKQKNRRQIYACTSSVGPGAANFVTAAGVAIANNIPVLLLPGETFATRQPDPVLQQFEREDDITITTNDALRPVCRFWDRITRPEQIMSSLVKAFEVLTNPQTAGPVAICLAQDVEGESYDYPISFFEKRVHYIDRRKPTERELKQSLEVISQAKNPVLLVGGGAKYSQAKKEIEKISKKYCIPVVETHAGKSTLLYDFEYYLGGNGILGTTAANKVVQNADLIIGLGTRYTDFTTCSKTQFKEAKRFVNVNLSRMQAYKFDAVSVVSDVKEYLLAIYELLGDYKTTYTDEQIASYKKEWEEERNRLSNITFTMNDFKPEIDGHFTQEILNEYSQVLETKLTQSSVITYINDNIDKDSVMVAAAGSIPGDVQKLWNSRSENSYNMEYGYSCMGYEVNGALGVKMAESHREVYALVGDGSFNMLHSELVTSLQYGYKINVVLLDNSGFGCINNLQMSNGSDSFYCEFRDKDNNIMNIDYATVAKGYGAKTYSVKTLEDLHQALEDSKSSPISTLIDIKVLPKTMTAGYDTWWNVGVSSHSPKQAVQKAYEEKENQLKIARKY, encoded by the coding sequence TTGGAAACAGTAAGATTAACAACAGCTCAAGCAATAATTAGATTTTTGGATCGTCAATATATTTCTTATGATGGGAAAGAAAATCGATTTGTAGAAGGTATATTTAATATCTTCGGACATGGGAATGTGTTAGGTTTGGGTCAAGCCTTGCAAGATGAGCATCATTCCTTGCTAGCGTTCCAAGGAAAAAATGAACAGGCGATGGCATTAGCGGCAATAGGATATGCAAAACAGAAAAATCGTCGTCAAATTTATGCCTGCACTAGCTCTGTAGGCCCAGGGGCGGCTAACTTTGTAACAGCGGCAGGAGTAGCTATTGCAAACAACATTCCTGTTTTGCTTCTTCCTGGAGAAACTTTTGCTACAAGACAACCAGATCCAGTATTACAACAATTTGAAAGAGAAGATGACATTACGATTACTACAAACGACGCTCTGCGACCTGTATGTCGATTTTGGGATCGAATTACTCGACCTGAGCAGATAATGTCTAGCTTAGTAAAAGCTTTTGAAGTTTTGACTAATCCACAAACAGCTGGTCCAGTAGCTATCTGTTTAGCACAGGATGTAGAGGGGGAAAGTTATGACTATCCTATTTCATTTTTTGAAAAGAGAGTCCACTATATAGATCGTAGAAAGCCAACTGAAAGAGAATTAAAACAATCGTTAGAGGTTATTAGTCAAGCAAAAAACCCCGTTTTATTAGTTGGTGGTGGCGCAAAATATTCTCAAGCAAAAAAAGAAATTGAAAAAATCTCAAAAAAATATTGTATTCCAGTAGTTGAAACACACGCAGGCAAATCTACCCTACTATATGATTTTGAATATTATTTGGGAGGTAATGGTATTTTAGGTACAACTGCAGCAAATAAAGTGGTTCAAAATGCAGATTTAATTATTGGCTTAGGTACACGTTACACTGATTTTACAACATGCTCAAAAACACAATTTAAAGAAGCAAAACGTTTTGTAAATGTAAATTTAAGTCGTATGCAAGCTTATAAATTTGATGCGGTTAGTGTTGTAAGTGATGTTAAAGAATATTTACTTGCTATATATGAGTTGTTGGGAGACTATAAAACTACATATACAGATGAGCAAATTGCATCTTACAAAAAAGAGTGGGAAGAAGAACGTAATAGATTATCTAACATAACCTTTACAATGAATGATTTTAAACCAGAGATAGACGGACATTTCACCCAAGAAATATTAAATGAGTACTCACAAGTGTTAGAAACAAAATTAACACAAAGTAGTGTTATTACATATATTAATGACAATATTGACAAAGACTCTGTTATGGTTGCGGCAGCGGGTTCTATACCAGGAGATGTTCAGAAATTGTGGAATAGTCGCAGTGAAAATAGCTACAATATGGAGTATGGTTATTCTTGTATGGGATATGAAGTCAACGGAGCTTTGGGAGTTAAAATGGCAGAATCCCATCGTGAAGTTTATGCGCTTGTAGGAGATGGAAGTTTTAATATGTTGCATAGCGAGTTAGTTACGTCTTTACAGTATGGTTATAAAATCAATGTTGTCTTGTTAGATAATTCTGGTTTTGGCTGTATCAATAATTTACAAATGAGCAACGGAAGTGATTCTTTCTATTGTGAATTTAGGGATAAAGATAACAATATTATGAATATTGATTATGCTACGGTAGCTAAAGGGTATGGAGCAAAAACTTACAGTGTGAAGACATTAGAAGACTTGCATCAAGCTTTAGAAGATAGTAAATCAAGTCCAATTTCAACTCTTATTGACATCAAAGTTTTACCGAAAACCATGACAGCAGGATATGATACATGGTGGAATGTGGGAGTATCTAGTCATTCTCCGAAACAAGCAGTTCAAAAGGCGTATGAAGAAAAAGAAAATCAATTAAAAATAGCAAGAAAATATTAA
- the iolC gene encoding 5-dehydro-2-deoxygluconokinase has protein sequence MKKFMQADKQYDVICLGRVTIDLNPNEINRTLDKTKSFNMYLGGSPGNVSIGLSRLGNRVGFIGKVSNDQFGTFIIDKLNSENVDTSHVIRSNGRDRLGLTFTEMKSETESSILMYRNEASDLKLSTEEIDEEYIKQTRVLLISGTALSESPSREATLKAMYLAKKHGVAIVFDIDYRSYNWKNEDEISIYYTTVARNSDLIIGSREEFDLTGRLLGLAEKTDKEVATYWMEHGEAEIVIIKHGKKGSCAFDDSGNEYVVPSYPAKVLKSFGGGDAHGSALLTCLLKGYLLEKALHYASASASINIGSHSCSESLPTLEEIEKAVEKANLYNR, from the coding sequence ATGAAAAAGTTCATGCAAGCAGACAAACAGTACGATGTTATTTGTTTAGGAAGGGTTACAATCGATTTAAATCCTAACGAAATAAATAGAACATTAGATAAAACAAAATCATTTAATATGTATTTGGGAGGTTCTCCAGGAAATGTATCTATAGGATTATCAAGACTAGGAAATCGTGTAGGTTTTATCGGAAAAGTATCTAATGATCAATTTGGGACATTTATTATTGATAAGTTAAACTCAGAAAATGTGGATACAAGTCATGTGATACGCTCAAACGGAAGAGACAGACTGGGATTAACATTTACAGAAATGAAATCTGAAACAGAATCTAGCATTTTAATGTATAGAAATGAAGCTTCAGATTTAAAACTATCTACTGAAGAAATTGATGAAGAATATATAAAACAAACAAGAGTTTTATTAATATCAGGAACAGCACTTTCAGAAAGTCCGTCAAGAGAAGCTACTTTAAAAGCTATGTATTTGGCAAAAAAACATGGCGTGGCAATAGTATTTGATATTGACTATCGCTCATATAATTGGAAAAATGAAGATGAAATTAGTATCTATTACACTACTGTTGCTAGAAATAGTGATTTGATTATAGGATCTAGAGAAGAATTTGACCTAACAGGAAGATTATTAGGGTTAGCAGAGAAAACAGATAAAGAGGTCGCAACTTATTGGATGGAGCATGGAGAAGCTGAGATTGTTATTATTAAGCATGGTAAAAAAGGTTCATGTGCATTCGATGATAGTGGAAATGAGTATGTTGTACCATCTTATCCAGCCAAGGTATTAAAATCATTTGGTGGAGGAGATGCACATGGTTCTGCATTGCTGACGTGTTTATTAAAAGGATATCTACTAGAAAAAGCTCTGCACTATGCTAGTGCATCAGCTTCTATTAACATTGGTAGTCATTCATGTTCTGAAAGTTTACCGACGTTAGAAGAAATTGAAAAAGCTGTAGAAAAGGCAAATTTATATAACAGATAA
- a CDS encoding CoA-acylating methylmalonate-semialdehyde dehydrogenase, whose product MVKVLRNYINGEWVESGSGEFLEVTNPATEETIAKVPLSTKEELEHAAEVAKNAYESWKNVSILKRVKYLFRLQQILEENKEELAKLITLEHGKNLKEALGEVGRGIENVENAAGLVSSYMGDSLATVATDVEVVNYRYPVGVVGCITPFNFPMMVPFWMFPMALACGNTVVLKPSEKTPLLIEKIVSFVEQAGFPKGVFNIVFGSHNVVNGIIESPNIKAISFVGSEPVGRYIYQKGSENLKRVQALTGAKNHLIVLEDADLEDAMPKIIGGAFGSAGERCMAAAVIAVQDSIADKFIARLKEEADKLSIGNALEEDVFLGPVIDKVAQERIFGYIEKGVEEGASLVRDGRENIPEKGYFVAPTIFDNVNDTMTIWKDEIFAPVVSITRISGIREAVDLANRSRFANGSCLFSNNAAAIRYFRENIDAGMLGVNLGVPAPIAWFPFSGWKDSFYGTLHCNGKDAIEFYTHKKVVTAQYRTNKF is encoded by the coding sequence ATGGTAAAAGTATTACGTAATTATATCAATGGAGAATGGGTTGAAAGTGGGAGTGGTGAATTTTTAGAAGTTACAAACCCAGCAACTGAGGAAACTATAGCAAAAGTACCCCTATCAACAAAAGAAGAATTAGAACATGCAGCAGAAGTTGCAAAAAATGCGTATGAGTCTTGGAAAAATGTATCTATCTTAAAACGTGTAAAATATTTATTTAGATTACAACAAATTTTAGAAGAAAATAAAGAAGAGCTTGCTAAATTAATAACATTAGAACATGGAAAAAATCTTAAAGAAGCCTTGGGTGAAGTTGGACGCGGTATTGAAAATGTTGAAAACGCTGCGGGATTAGTTAGTTCATATATGGGGGATTCTTTAGCAACGGTCGCTACGGATGTAGAAGTAGTAAACTACCGTTACCCAGTTGGAGTAGTTGGATGTATTACCCCATTTAACTTCCCTATGATGGTTCCATTTTGGATGTTTCCAATGGCTTTAGCTTGCGGTAATACGGTTGTACTAAAACCATCAGAAAAAACACCATTGTTAATTGAAAAAATTGTTTCATTTGTTGAACAAGCAGGATTTCCTAAAGGAGTATTCAATATTGTATTTGGCTCTCATAATGTGGTAAATGGTATTATAGAAAGTCCTAATATTAAAGCGATTTCCTTTGTAGGAAGTGAACCAGTAGGACGCTACATTTATCAAAAAGGATCAGAGAATTTAAAACGTGTCCAGGCCTTAACTGGAGCTAAAAATCATCTTATAGTTTTAGAAGATGCAGATTTAGAAGATGCTATGCCAAAAATTATTGGTGGTGCTTTTGGTTCAGCAGGAGAACGCTGTATGGCAGCAGCTGTTATAGCAGTACAAGATAGCATAGCAGATAAATTTATAGCGAGATTAAAGGAAGAAGCAGATAAATTATCTATTGGAAATGCTTTAGAAGAAGATGTATTCTTAGGACCAGTTATTGATAAAGTAGCACAAGAGCGTATTTTTGGTTATATTGAAAAAGGGGTAGAAGAGGGAGCTTCATTAGTAAGAGATGGACGTGAAAATATTCCAGAAAAAGGTTATTTTGTAGCACCAACTATTTTCGATAATGTAAATGATACTATGACTATTTGGAAAGATGAAATATTTGCACCAGTTGTTTCAATAACACGTATTTCTGGTATTCGTGAGGCAGTAGATTTGGCAAATCGCTCTCGCTTTGCAAATGGTTCATGCTTGTTTAGCAATAATGCAGCAGCTATTCGATATTTTAGAGAAAATATTGATGCAGGAATGTTGGGTGTTAATTTAGGAGTACCAGCACCAATTGCTTGGTTCCCATTCTCAGGCTGGAAAGATTCTTTCTACGGCACACTACATTGCAACGGAAAAGATGCAATTGAGTTTTATACACATAAAAAAGTAGTAACTGCACAATATCGTACTAATAAATTTTAA